One genomic window of Plasmodium coatneyi strain Hackeri chromosome 12, complete sequence includes the following:
- a CDS encoding Ribosomal protein S11: MINVISALRKGAFLRTYKELIPPCCSNTSRNSLLLNRSLINGTSPPRRSYTTLSDEAVKAITNLKEVVKKPDKKKKNITRETLKNCQGHKRRYKLFGDREEFHNIDRDKNNLIIEPTDSFRAVITTSKNNVHIQVVNKSKNYKTVFGSFAGNVGFTKTLQQSERCAYRIGENIAKKCRRLGIFSIDIKFRRIMRVETVLQAMYANNLNITEIIHEPRLPKCGLNASKPRKRRRV, from the coding sequence ATGATTAATGTTATCTCTGCCCTACGCAAAGGAGCCTTTTTAAGAACGTACAAAGAGCTGATCCCCCCATGCTGTAGCAACACAAGTAGGAATTCACTTCTATTAAATAGAAGTTTAATAAACGGGACTAGTCCCCCAAGGAGAAGTTACACAACACTATCGGATGAAGCTGTAAAAGCTATAACGAATCTGAAggaagttgtaaaaaaaccggataaaaaaaaaaaaaacattacgAGGGAAACTTTGAAAAATTGCCAAGGCCATAAAAGACGATACAAATTATTTGGAGACAGAGAAGAATTTCACAATATCGATAGAGACAAAAATAATCTTATTATAGAACCTACGGATTCCTTTCGAGCCGTAATTACTACATCGAAAAATAATGTCCATATTCAGGTTGTtaacaaaagcaaaaattacaaaacgGTGTTTGGATCCTTTGCAGGAAATGTTGGCTTTACAAAAACACTGCAGCAAAGTGAAAGATGCGCCTACAGAATAGGAGAAAACATCGCCAAAAAATGTAGGAGGCTAGGAATATTCAGTATCGATATAAAATTTAGAAGAATCATGAGGGTAGAGACTGTTTTGCAAGCTATGTATGCCAACAATTTAAACATTACAGAAATTATTCACGAGCCTAGATTGCCCAAGTGTGGGTTAAATGCCTCCAAGCCGAGGAAGAGAAGGCGTGTATAA
- a CDS encoding Iron-sulfur cluster assembly protein — translation MATFLSLLCKGSGAALSAAGRGPLCLPCVNRNIPRNGCYPCAARSYSDHVKDHFNKPRNVGSFDKNEKNIGTSIVGKASCGDVIKLQLKIEDDVIKDARFMAFGCGSAIASSSYATELIKGKTIDEALKIKNDDIASHLSLPPVKIHCSLLAEDAIKHAIKNYREKVIN, via the coding sequence ATGGCTACTTTCCTTTCGCTGCTTTGCAAAGGAAGTGGGGCAGCCTTATCAGCGGCGGGAAGAGGACCTCTGTGCTTACCGTGCGTAAATCGAAACATCCCGAGAAATGGATGTTACCCATGTGCGGCCAGAAGCTACAGTGATCATGTGAAGGACCATTTTAATAAACCCAGAAATGTTGGCTCGTTTgataagaatgaaaaaaatattgggaCATCCATTGTAGGTAAAGCGTCATGTGGTGATGTCATAAAATTGCaattaaaaatagaagaCGATGTTATTAAAGACGCGAGATTTATGGCCTTTGGATGTGGCTCCGCAATTGCTAGTAGCTCTTACGCCACTGAATTAATCAAGGGGAAAACAATCGACGAAGCGctcaaaattaaaaacgacGACATTGCTTCCCACTTGAGTTTACCTCCAGTCAAAATTCACTGCAGTTTATTAGCGGAAGACGCGATTAAACACgccataaaaaattacagagAAAAAGTGATAAATTGA
- a CDS encoding Peptidase: MRVNSLFYALSCLMVFHLNLFHKGTRVNYVSAYISSIHKYTSHGNGGSNGGSNGGDNNPNHVGNQKIDANGPAYRSAASFFKKKFHQIYQQNGVNISSGRKDSETTSQQSQESANQQGDRDNMAVPIEQRLADLKKVMQENNIDVYILINSDEHNSEIINDKDKKIFFLSNYSGADGTLILTQEKQILYVNALYELQAKQELNHDIFTLRVSRITNRDEIYDTIASLELNNIAVDGKNTSVAFYEKLKSKIESTYPEKKVEEKVIYEKNMNQIVKNDNINLLILEKSLVELKNTEVNNKQVFIHDRKYNGACSGEKLEKIRQAFSWDKKNVDRLLLSELDEISYILNLRGFDYTFSPLFYSYLYFEFNREKDEFGKMILFTVSKNLSPSSIRHLNTVKVEVREYETVVEYLRDHVSSKTMALTNPDNGASVVHTVPSREVTEKEPDSQKKYEISLSPYINLMIYMLFNKDKILLEKSPVVDLKAVKNYVEIDNMKEAHVLDALALLQFFHWCEEKRKTKELFNETEMSLKNKVDYFRSTKPNFISPSFATISASGPNAAVIHYEVTESTNAKITPSIFLLDSGGQYLHGTTDVTRTTHFGEPTAEEKKFYTLVLKGHLHLRKVIFASYTNSMALDFIARENLFKQYLDYNHGTGHGVGLFLNVHEGGCSIGPVGGTPLKPSMVLSNEPGFYLENKFGIRIENMQYVISKKKTDSTEFYSFEDLTLYPYEKKLFDYSILTTEEIKDINEYHDNIRKTLLPRLKEKPSEYGEGVVKYLMDITQPISIN; the protein is encoded by the coding sequence ATGCGTGTGAATTCCCTCTTTTACGCGCTCTCCTGTTTAATGGTATTCCATTTAAACCTCTTTCACAAGGGAACAAGGGTTAACTACGTTTCTGCCTACATCAGTTCCATACACAAGTACACGAGTCACGGCAACGGAGGCAGTAACGGAGGTAGTAACGGAGGCGACAACAACCCTAATCACGTCGGGAATCAGAAAATAGACGCCAACGGACCAGCATACAGGTCAGCTGCCTCGTTCTTCAAGAAAAAGTTCCATCAGATTTATCAGCAGAACGGCGTAAACATCTCCAGCGGGAGGAAGGACTCAGAAACGACCTCGCAACAATCACAAGAAAGTGCCAATCAACAAGGAGATAGAGACAACATGGCAGTCCCCATCGAACAGAGACTCGCAGACCTGAAGAAAGTAATGCAAGAAAATAACATCGATGTGTACATCCTAATAAACAGCGACGAACACAACTCAGAAATAATAAACGACAAGgacaagaaaatattttttttgagcaacTACAGTGGAGCTGACGGTACCTTAATACTCACCCAGGAGAAGCAAATTCTATACGTGAATGCACTATACGAATTACAAGCGAAGCAAGAATTAAACCATGACATTTTCACCCTCCGAGTTAGCAGAATTACCAACCGAGATGAAATATATGACACAATTGCATCCCTGGAACTTAACAATATTGCAGTGGATGGAAAAAACACCAGTGTGGCTTTctatgaaaaattaaagagtAAAATAGAGTCCACTTatccagaaaaaaaagtggaagaaaaagtgatttacgaaaaaaatatgaaccaaattgtaaaaaatgataatataaaCCTCCTCATTTTGGAGAAGTCCCTAGTAGAGTTAAAAAACACTGAAGTGAACAACAAGCAGGTGTTTATACATGACAGAAAATATAACGGTGCATGTTCAGGAgagaaattagaaaaaataagacaAGCATTTTCCTGGGACAAGAAAAATGTAGATAGGTTATTACTCTCAGAGTTAGACGAAATTTCTTATATTCTAAACCTACGTGGATTTGACTACACCTTTTCTCCTCTGTTCTATAGTTACCTCTACTTCGAGTTCAACAGGGAAAAAGATgaatttggaaaaatgatTTTATTCACTGTATCGAAGAACCTCTCCCCAAGTTCTATTAGACACCTTAACACAGTTAAAGTGGAAGTCAGGGAATACGAAACGGTGGTCGAATATTTAAGGGACCACGTGTCGTCCAAAACGATGGCACTCACCAATCCAGACAATGGAGCAAGCGTAGTTCATACAGTCCCCTCCAGAGAagtcacagaaaaagaaCCCGATTCGcagaaaaaatacgaaatttCCCTCAGCCCATATATCAACCTAATGATCTACATGCTTTTTAATAAGGACAAAATATTGCTGGAAAAATCTCCTGTTGTTGACTTGAAGGCAGTTAAAAACTACGTCGAAATAGATAACATGAAAGAGGCACATGTGCTCGATGCATTGGCCCTTCTACAATTCTTCCACTGGTGTgaggagaagagaaaaaccAAAGAGTTATTTAACGAAACAGAAATGtccttaaaaaataaagtagaTTACTTCAGATCCACCAAACCAAACTTTATCTCCCCCTCCTTTGCAACGATCTCGGCGAGTGGACCAAATGCTGCAGTTATTCACTACGAAGTTACTGAGTCTACAAATGCGAAAATCACGCCAAGTATATTTCTCCTTGATTCGGGAGGACAATACTTACACGGAACCACAGATGTAACTAGAACTACGCACTTTGGAGAACCCAcagcagaagaaaagaaattttacaCCCTAGTACTTAAGGGACACCTACATTTAAGAAAAGTTATATTTGCCAGCTACACCAATTCTATGGCTTTAGATTTTATTGCACGAGAAAATTTATTCAAACAGTACCTCGATTATAATCACGGAACTGGACATGGAGTAGGGTTATTCTTAAACGTCCATGAAGGTGGATGTTCCATAGGACCAGTAGGTGGCACTCCACTGAAACCTTCTATGGTACTTTCGAACGAACCCGGATTCTACCTCGAAAATAAATTTGGTATCAGAATAGAGAATATGCAATATGTCATTAGCAAGAAGAAAACAGACAGCACAGAGTTCTACTCCTTCGAAGATTTAACACTCTATCCCtatgaaaagaaattatttgaTTATTCTATACTGACGACTGAAGAAATTAAAGACATCAATGAGTACCATGACAACATTAGAAAAACCCTCCTCCCAAGGCTGAAGGAAAAACCCTCCGAATACGGCGAAGGAGTAGTGAAGTACCTCATGGATATCACCCAACCTATTTCGATTAACTAG